In Apis cerana isolate GH-2021 linkage group LG6, AcerK_1.0, whole genome shotgun sequence, the following are encoded in one genomic region:
- the LOC107993500 gene encoding uncharacterized protein LOC107993500, with the protein MMNIPYNIQMSTGVPNVPEQSRVFQQPRMVTQQMQTAPCIYSTNPQDPFKQPCYQFHQEDAYMANHQYQPNPVQNPKSSYLPMFQQTYPNIPTSTNVQTQPNYTILPQNVLDQIRNCVNGASSIFILPATCHQQASQTAQGNPIHQQTTAQLTNVNPSQPISYPPSFYPYPIPMPIYNSFGQARVHCSHCWQNRQATGKGYPHGCCCHMLKVEEEHHCTPTDDDTICSKRNCPASISLQALASQFLTLPGIISCCATRLILRRIPGSNITTTMEETMEKAQMCLNTLNKEQLLSEARGAQQLNALINLHMTTNPPANIIPLLTLVQVKVNVLKAQVESLINKKVMECQGYGYEVETAGPIDPAVLCTKTNEELRHLLAVLRQKETDEQLNVNYSPYSSQRVIAESRLITVRAKIRQVEMEFDRRRSVAIPLPLPTLTSRAIQQFSESRCTFGIADAHLFEPCVQGRIFESPDPFSHCPRSHKKLCLQPREYFQDSVCIRRNVKIRDTSDTGTAMHKDTGTGESAKSTKEKGVESKSSVEICTCETTSSEESIDEDKKKLRLNIGQKGNANNLERASLLKLPPHVVTRVEVCKAGELKKVRREREETDERAKEALRNDEIEKICEEKPIDTKTVDSRETTKIKNEIKMLRIEEKSEIIGPIQVNVKSRESVRMCKDNKTDVSKKKVFDCKYISIKEPEESEEHDKKKIFHVIKERRKENQKTKKASEPKLESIEKDDADVSIKDEPVEKTTKTNEIEVSKKQVLDCKYISVKEPEESEEHDKKKIFHVIKERRKENQKTKKASEPKLELKSIEKDDTDVSIKDEPLEKATNEIQVSKKQMLDSKYISIKEPEESEEHDKQKIFHIIKERRKENQRTTKIKSEPKLELESVGKDDANVSNKPVEKTTKSNEIQVSKKQVLDCKYISIKEPEESEEHDKQKIFHIIKERRKENQRTTKIKSEPKLELENVEKDDADVSIKDKSIEKTSKSNEIQVSKKQVLDSKYVFIKEPEESEEHDKKKICHIIKQLKKGSQKTKKVTSEPKLELKNVEKDDTDISIKDEPVENTTKANEIEVSKKQMLDCKYISIKEPEESEEHDKRKMFHIIKERRKENQKMKKASEPKLELESIEKDDADVSIKDESVEKTTKASKTDVLKKMVFDYKYIFIKEPEESEEHDKKKIFHIIKERRKENQKTKKASEPKLESESIEKDDADVSIKDKLIKKTSETDASKKQMFDYKYIMEAEESGEDDKKKIFHVIKERKRESKKRKKIASDRTKFELENLEKDDADVSIKDEPVEKTKFAYFPFKKLKKLKSTISLSTHAPDKENANDDKVEKDDEVEKDDEVEKDDEIEKDEYNEFEKKNVKKKNVQFVSTMTHIKYDKNFGDFYGWDIKEYSVQNQCKENDEYDSSKDVSKENETENDDMYFLSKNCSIVSGNQKCELIPVSTSIEMSNIEKCTIAEKMFPKNCRINEKKTGNGLKQFPPLKYAHQKIAETTETNISDNTVHEKESNSSKIVCDRSSSYHSISRMENNIISVIFSRIENRFASFNSLLRNIPNFYDILSNFHFHKLSSNTHDKNIQHSNRQITGNKNIKSQKDDWILLPSNDHNATSGGNRISVGEQCNNVRLVKHSIIVDEEKKNYLLITGSVNNQFRQLLENGFEKPYYTRRSIIIRSRLKNSKNSKQEHVHPFTMFKRIKKHKIDMSQASSCIEHQLESREKLVLPRIPEDIQTLSNNEHKDEFVGIFKNEIMQRNSSDTTINCSNVSDDYSSTENEVTKNFNKKF; encoded by the exons ATCCGTTCAAGCAACCGTGCTACCAATTCCATCAAGAGGATGCATACATGGCGAATCACCAGTACCAACCAAACCCCGTGCAAAACCCGAAAAGCTCTTACCTGCCAATGTTTCAACAAACATATCCCAACATACCTACATCTACAAACGTACAAACACAACCAAATTACACTATCCTCCCACAAAATGTTCTTGACCAGATACGCAACTGCGTGAACGGGGCGAGTTCCATATTTATTCTGCCGGCCACCTGTCACCAACAAGCCAGTCAAACCGCTCAAGGAAACCCAATACACCAGCAGACAACAGCACAATTGACGAATGTCAATCCATCACAACCAATCTCCTATCCACCCTCCTTCTATCCCTATCCTATCCCTATGCCTATCTACAACTCGTTTGGACAAGCTCGCGTTCATTGCTCGCATTGTTGGCAAAACAGACAAGCAACCGGCAAGGGCTATCCACACGGATGCTGCTGCCACATGCTCAAGGTAGAGGAGGAGCATCATTGCACACCTACAGACGATGACACTATTTGCTCGAAACGGAACTGTCCAGCTTCCATAAGTCTTCAAGCATTGGCATCGCAATTTTTGACACTTCCAGGGATTATATCTTGTTGCGCTACACGTTTGATCCTGAGGAGAATACCTGGCTCTAATATAACGACCACCATGGAGGAGACGATGGAGAAGGCCCAAATGTGTCTAAATACCCTTAACAAGGAACAGTTGCTGTCCGAAGCGAGGGGCGCGCAGCAGTTGAACGCCTTGATCAATCTTCATATGACCACGAATCCACCGGCGAATATTATTCCGTTGCTCACGCTGGTGCAGGTGAAGGTGAACGTGCTGAAGGCGCAGGTCGAGAGTTTGATCAACAAGAAGGTGATGGAGTGTCAGGGATATGGGTATGAG GTGGAAACCGCCGGCCCCATAGATCCAGCCGTGCTCTGCACCAAAACGAACGAGGAGTTGCGACACCTGCTCGCCGTCTTGAGGCAAAAGGAAACCGACGAGCAACTTAACGTGAACTACTCGCCTTATAGCTCGCAAAGAGTGATCGCCGAGAGCCGTTTAATCACCGTCCGAGCGAAAATCCGGCAAGTGGAGATGGAATTCGATAGAAGGAGAAGTGTCGCGATACCTCTGCCTCTGCCCACCCTCACCTCGAGAGCCATCCAACAATTCTCCGAATCCAGATGCACATTCGGTATCGCGGACGCGCATCTGTTCGAGCCTTGCGTCCAGGGCAGGATATTCGAGTCGCCCGATCCGTTTTCGCATTGTCCCCGCAGCCATAAGAAGCTTTGCCTGCAACCACGTGAATATTTCCAGGACTCGGTATGCATAAGgcgaaatgttaaaataaggGATACGTCTGACACTGGAACCGCGATGCACAAAGACACGGGGACGGGGGAGAGTGCGAAGAGCACGAAGGAGAAAGGGGTTGAATCGAAGTCGAGCGTGGAGATCTGCACCTGTGAGACGACTTCGTCCGAGGAGAGTATTGatgaggataaaaaaaaactccgATTAAATATCGGCCAAAAAGGAAACGCCAATAATTTGGAACGTGCATCGTTGTTGAAACTGCCGCCCCACGTCGTTACGAGAGTTGAGGTTTGCAAGGCTGGAGAGTTGAAAAAGgtgaggagagaaagagaagaaacggATGAGAGAGCGAAAGAAGCGTTGAGAAATGATGAAATCGAGAAGATTTGTGAAGAAAAACCGATAGACACAAAGACAGTTGATAGCAGAGAAACGACTAAAATTAAGAATGAGATTAAAATGTTAAGAATTGAAGAGAAATCTGAAATTATTGGGCCGATTCAGGTAAACGTTAAAAGTAGGGAAAGTGTGAGAATGTGTAAAGACAATAAGACCGATGTGTCAAAGAAGAAGGTGTTTGATTGTAAATACATTTCCATTAAGGAACCAGAAGAAAGTGAGGAGcatgataaaaagaagatatttcatgtaatcaaggaaagaagaaaagagaatcaaaaaacgaaaaaagcaTCAGAACCAAAATTAGAAAGCATAGAAAAAGATGATGCAGATGTTTCGATTAAAGATGAACCAGTGGAAAAAACAACTAAAACCAATGAAATTGAAGTGTCAAAGAAGCAGGTGCTTGATTGTAAATACATTTCTGTTAAGGAACCAGAAGAAAGTGAGGAGCacgataaaaagaagatatttcatgtaatcaaggaaagaagaaaagagaatcaaaaaacgaaaaaagcaTCAGAaccaaaattagaattaaaaagcaTAGAGAAAGATGATACAGATGTTTCAATTAAAGATGAACCACTGGAAAAAGCAACCAATGAAATTCAAGTGTCAAAGAAGCAGATGCTTGATAGTAAATACATTTCTATCAAAGAACCAGAAGAAAGTGAGGAGCATGATAAACAgaagatatttcatataatcaaggaaagaagaaaagagaatcaaagaacaacaaaaattaaatcggaaccaaaattagaattagaaagcGTAGGAAAAGATGAtgcaaatgtttcaaataaaccAGTGGAAAAAACAACTAAAAGCAATGAAATTCAAGTGTCAAAGAAGCAGGTGCTTGATTGTAAATACATTTCTATTAAGGAACCAGAAGAAAGTGAGGAGCATGATAAACAgaagatatttcatataatcaaggaaagaagaaaagagaatcaaagaacaacaaaaattaaatcggaaccaaaattagaattagaaaatgtagaaaaagaTGATGCAGATGTTTCCATTAAAGATAAATCAATAGAAAAAACAAGTAAAAGCAATGAAATTCAAGTGTCAAAGAAGCAGGTGCTTGATAGTAAAtacgtttttattaaagaaccAGAAGAAAGTGAGGAAcatgataaaaagaagatatgtCATATAATCAAACAACTTAAAAAAGGGagtcaaaaaacaaaaaaagttaCATCAGAaccaaaattagaattaaaaaacgtAGAAAAAGATGATacagatatttcaattaaagatGAACCAGTGGAAAATACAACTAAAGCCAATGAAATTGAAGTATCAAAGAAGCAGATGCTTGATTGTAAATACATTTCTATCAAAGAACCAGAAGAAAGTGAGGAGCATGATAAAAGGAAGATGTTTCATATAAtcaaggaaagaagaaaagagaatcaaaaaatgaaaaaagcatCGGAAccaaaattagaattagaaagcATAGAAAAAGATGATGCAGATGTTTCAATTAAAGATGAATCAGTGGAAAAAACAACTAAAGCCAGTAAGACTGATGTGTTAAAGAAGATGGTGTTTGAttacaaatacatttttattaaggaACCGGAAGAAAGTGAGGAGcatgataaaaagaagatatttcatataatcaaggaaagaagaaaagagaatcaaaaaacgaaaaaagcaTCGGAACCAAAATTAGAATCAGAAAGCATAGAAAAAGATGATGCAGATGtttcaattaaagataaaCTAATCAAAAAAACCAGTGAGACTGATGCGTCAAAGAAGCAAatgtttgattataaatacattatggAAGCAGAAGAAAGTGGGGAGgatgataaaaagaagatatttcatgtaatcaaggaaagaaaaagggagagtaaaaaaaggaaaaaaattgcatcggatcgtacaaaatttgaattagaaaACTTAGAAAAAGATGATGCAGATGTTTCAATTAAAGATGAACCTGTCGAAAAGACAAAATTCGCttattttcctttcaaaaaattgaaaaaattaaaaagtacaaTTTCGCTTTCTACGCATGCTCCAGACAAAGAAAACGCAAATGATGATAAAGTTGAAAAAGATGATGAAGTTGAAAAGGATGATGAAGTTGAAAAGgatgatgaaattgaaaaagatgaatacaacgaattcgaaaagaaaaatgtaaagaaaaaaaatgtacagtTCGTTTCTACAATGactcatataaaatatgataaaaattttggcGATTTTTACGGATgggatattaaagaatattcggTTCAAAATCAATGCAAAGAAAACGATGAATATGATTCTTCGAAGGATGTtagtaaagaaaatgaaactgAAAACGatgatatgtattttctttcaaagaaCTGCTCCATTGTATCTGGTAACCAAAAATGCGAATTAATACCAGTCTCTACGAGTATCGAAATGagcaatattgaaaaatgtacaatTGCTGAAAAAATGTTCCCAAAGAATTGTCGAATAAATG AGAAGAAAACGGGAAATGGACTCAAACAATTTCCACCATTGAAGTATGCGCATCAAAAGATAGCAGAAACAACAGAAACCAATATCTCGGACAATACAGTCcacgaaaaagaatcgaattccTCCAAGATCGTTTGCGATAGAAGTAGTTCTTATCATAGTATTTCAAGAAtggaaaataacattatttctgTGATATTCTCCAGGATTGAGAATCGATTCGCATCATTCAATTCTTTGTTAAGAAATATACCAAATTTCTACGACATTCtatcgaattttcatttccacAAATTGTCAAGTAACActcacgataaaaatattcagcaTTCGAATCGACAAATTaccggaaataaaaatataaaatctcagAAAGACGATTGGATTTTACTTCCCTCGAATGATCACAATGCAACCTCCGGCGGAAATCGCATTTCGGTCGGTGAACAGTGTAATAATGTGCGTTTAGTGAAACATTCTATAATCGTggatgaagaaaagaaaaattatttgcttaTTACGGGTTCcgttaataatcaatttcgaCAATTGTTGGAAAACGGTTTCGAAAAGCCGTATTATACTCGTAGAAGTATAATCATAAGAAGtcgattgaaaaattccaaaaactcGAAACAGGAACATGTCCATCCTTTTACGATgtttaagagaattaaaaaacataaaattgacATGTCTCAGGCATCATCGTGCATCGAACATCAGTTAGAAAGTAGAGAAAAATTAGTCTTACCTAGAATACCGGAAGATATACAAACTCTATCTAATAATGAACATAAAGACGAATTTGtaggaatatttaaaaacgaaataatgcAACGAAATAGTTCTGATACTACTATTAATTGCTCTAACGTTTCTGATGATTATTCGTCAACTGAAAATGAGGtaacgaagaattttaataagaaattttaa